One Cucumis sativus cultivar 9930 chromosome 1, Cucumber_9930_V3, whole genome shotgun sequence DNA segment encodes these proteins:
- the LOC101220173 gene encoding probable protein phosphatase 2C 6: MDDASSDNDFTSTSSGFSSILSTEDFRSSSSSGDVSVTSTSSGEIPPLIVAEAAVETRSVDLTTPVSEPPRRKCIGRNNRAGLHWGHTSVIGRRREMEDAIAVKPGFMSSRCDHVGGCTAPGSRTSGEISPVHFFAVYDGHGGSQVAKFCSERMHEVIAEEWGKEGINDLEWQKRWEVAFSNGFQRTDNEVVSEAVATDMVGSTAVVVVLSGCQIIASNCGDSRAVLCQKNKAIPLTVDQKPDRQDELMRIERDGGKVINWMGARVLGVLAMSRAIGDRYLRPWIIPIPEISFTTRSDEDECLVLASDGLWDVMTNEEVGQVACHLLRRLRRSSSTTDDTPPAQIVANNLTEIAYGRNSSDNISVIVIDLKARKANTPRQ, from the exons ATGGACGACGCTTCCTCCGACAACGACTTCACATCCACCAGTTCCGGTTTCTCCTCTATACTCAGCACCGAAGATTTCCGAAGCTCCTCTAGTTCCGGCGACGTCTCCGTCACCAGCACTAGTTCCGGTGAGATTCCGCCTCTAATTGTAGCCGAGGCTGCTGTGGAAACAAGGTCCGTAGACCTAACCACACCGGTATCAGAACCACCGAGACGGAAGTGTATCGGGAGGAATAATAGAGCCGGACTACACTGGGGACATACTTCCGTTATCGGACGGCGGAGAGAGATGGAAGATGCAATCGCTGTTAAACCTGGATTTATGTCTTCTAGATGCGATCACGTTGGAGGTTGTACGGCTCCAGGTTCTAGAACCTCCGGAGAGATCTCGCCAGTCCATTTCTTCGCCGTGTACGACGGTCACGGCGGCTCTCAG GTGGCCAAATTCTGTTCAGAGAGAATGCATGAAGTGATAGCAGAAGAGTGGGGAAAAGAAGGAATCAACGACCTTGAATGGCAGAAGAGATGGGAAGTTGCCTTCTCTAATGGCTTTCAGAGGACTGATAATGAGGTGGTATCGGAGGCGGTTGCAACCGACATGGTTGGATCTACTGCGGTTGTAGTTGTTCTATCTGGCTGCCAGATTATTGCATCCAACTGCGGTGATTCTCGAGCGGTTCTTTGTCAAAAGAATAAAGCGATTCCATTGACAGTGGATCAAAAG CCTGATAGACAGGATGAACTTATGAGAATTGAAAGAGACGGAGGCAAAGTCATAAACTGGATGGGTGCTAGAGTTCTTGGAGTTCTTGCCATGTCAAGAGCCATAG GGGATCGATATCTACGGCCGTGGATAATTCCAATACCAGAAATTAGTTTCACAACGAGGAGTGATGAAGATGAATGTTTGGTTCTGGCAAGCGATGGACTTTGGGACGTAATGACGAATGAAGAGGTTGGACAGGTAGCTTGCCATCTTCTTCGGAGGCTTCGCAGGTCGTCGTCGACAACCGACGACACACCTCCAGCACAGATTGTCGCTAATAATCTCACTGAAATAGCATATGGAAGAAACAGTTCTGATAACATTTCAGTTATCGTCATTGATCTGAAAGCAAGGAAAGCAAACACACCGAGGCAATGA
- the LOC101214695 gene encoding putative ABC transporter B family member 8 translates to MGSRNEKEEMTMGSSSSSSSSSFGVIFRYADWVDILLMFLGTIGAIGDGMSTNCLLVFASSLMNSLGNGHIQQNFMDNVNKCSLYFVYLGLVVMVLAFMEGYCWSKTSERQVLKIRHKYLEAVLRQEVGFFDSQEATTADVVNSISKDTSLLQEVLSEKVPLFIMNSSVFLSGLGFSAYFSWRLALVAFPTMLLLVIPGVTYGKYLVHVTNKRRKEYGKANGIVEQALSSIKTIYAFTAEKRVIENYKRILERTTRVGIKQGIAKGLAVGSSGLAFAIWGLIAWYGSRLVMYKGESGGRIYAAGISFILAGLSLGVALPDLKHLTEAKIAASRIFKTIDRSPLIDGEDSKGLILNNLQPHIEFDHITFAYPSRPDSFVLKDFNLKLDPGKTLALVGPSGSGKSTVISLLQRFYDPIDGVLKVDGVDIKALQLKWIRSKMGLVSQDHALFGTSIKENILFGKLDASMEEIMVAAMAANAHNFITQLPEGYETKVGERGALLSGGQKQRIAIARAIVKNPAILLLDEATSALDSESEALVQNALDQASLGRTTLVVAHKLSTIRKADVIAVVNGGGIVEIGSHNDLINRKNGHYAKLAKLQRLSSYDDVEQNIEIRASSVGRSSARSSPTFFAKSPLPMEILPQETSSPKPPSFTRLLSLNSPEWKQALTGSLSAIAFGAVQPIYALTVGGMISAFFAQSHYEMQARIRTYSMIFCSLSLVSIILNLVQHYNFAYMGEHLTKRIRLRTLEKILTFETAWFDKEQNSSGALCSRLSNEASLVKSLVADRVSLLVQTTSGVTIAMILGLVVAWKLAIVMIAVQPLTILCFYTRKVLLSSISTNFTKAQNQSTQIAVEAVYNHRIVTSFSSIEKVLQIFDKAQEAPRNEAVKKSWFAGIGMGSAQCLTFMSWALDFWFGGTLVQKGEISAGDVFKTFFILVSTGKVIAEAGSMTTDLAKGSAAVASVFEILDRKSLISDPSKDGRGSKMEKITGNIEMKKVDFWYPSRPNNMVLRQFSLEVKAGRSVGLVGKSGCGKSTVIGLILRFYDVVKGTVKVDGVDIREMDLQWYRKHVALVSQDPVIFSGSIRDNILFGKLDASENELVDAARAANAHEFISSLKDGYGTECGERGVQLSGGQKQRIAIARAIIRNPTILLLDEATSALDVQSEQVVQQALDRIMVGRTTLVVAHRLNTIKKLDSIAFVADGKVVEQGSYAQLKNQRGAFFNLANLQIQS, encoded by the exons atgggttcaagaaatgaaaaggaagagatgaCTAtgggttcttcttcttcatcatcatcatcatcatttggAGTGATTTTTAGATATGCTGATTGGGTTGATATTTTGCTAATGTTTTTGGGTACAATTGGAGCAATTGGAGATGGAATGTCCACAAATTGTTTACTGGTTTTTGCTAGCAGTCTTATGAATAGTTTGGGGAATGGTcatattcaacaaaatttcatgGATAATGTCAACaag TGCAGCTTGTACTTTGTTTACTTGGGATTAGTTGTAATGGTGCTCGCTTTCATGG AAGGGTACTGTTGGAGTAAAACTAGTGAGAGACAGGTATTGAAGATTAGACACAAATATTTGGAAGCAGTTTTGAGACAAGAAGTAGGGTTTTTTGATTCACAAGAAGCAACAACTGCAGATGTGGTTAATAGTATTTCCAAAGACACTTCTCTCTTACAAGAAGTTCTTAGTGAAAAG GTCCCATTATTTATAATGAACTCATCCGTCTTCTTATCGGGGCTTGGATTTTCGGCATACTTTTCATGGAGATTAGCCTTAGTAGCATTTCCAACCATGTTACTGCTAGTAATCCCAGGAGTAACATATGGGAAATACTTAGTCCATGTAACAAACAAGAGACGTAAAGAGTATGGGAAAGCAAATGGCATAGTAGAACAAGCACTAAGCTCAATAAAGACAATATATGCTTTCACAGCAGAGAAGAGAGTAATAGAGAATTACAAAAGGATTCTGGAGAGAACAACAAGAGTTGGAATAAAGCAAGGAATAGCAAAAGGATTGGCAGTGGGAAGCTCAGGACTTGCTTTTGCAATATGGGGTTTGATTGCTTGGTACGGTAGCAGATTGGTTATGTATAAAGGAGAAAGTGGTGGCAGAATCTATGCAGCTGGTATCTCCTTCATTTTGGCTGGCTT GTCTCTAGGAGTGGCACTTCCAGATTTGAAGCATTTAACTGAGGCCAAAATTGCAGCATCACGAATATTCAAAACCATTGATCGAAGTCCATTGATCGATGGTGAAGACTCAAAGGGTCTAATTCTCAACAATCTCCAACCCCATATTGAATTTGATCACATCACATTTGCATATCCATCCCGCCCTGATTCATTTGTCCTCAAGGATTTCAATCTCAAACTCGATCCCGGCAAAACACTAGCTCTCGTTGGGCCTAGTGGCAGCGGCAAGTCCACCGTCATTTCACTTTTGCAGCGATTCTACGACCCCATTGATGGAGTTTTGAAGGTTGATGGAGTTGATATCAAAGCTTTGCAGCTTAAATGGATTAGATCCAAAATGGGTCTTGTTAGTCAAGACCATGCTTTGTTTGGAACTTCCATTAAGGAGAATATTTTGTTTGGGAAGCTTGATGCTTCTATGGAGGAGATTATGGTTGCTGCTATGGCTGCTAATGCTCATAATTTCATTACTCAGCTTCCTGAAGGCTATGAGACCAAG GTTGGGGAAAGAGGGGCACTATTATCTGGAGGGCAAAAGCAGAGGATCGCCATAGCTAGGGCAATTGTTAAGAATCCTGCAATTCTACTACTTGATGAAGCTACTAGTGCTCTTGACTCTGAATCAGAAGCACTTGTTCAAAATGCACTTGATCAAGCTTCTCTAGGAAGAACCACCCTG GTAGTTGCACATAAGCTCTCAACAATCAGAAAGGCAGATGTAATAGCTGTTGTAAATGGTGGTGGTATAGTTGAAATTGGTTCCCACAATGATCTTATCAACCGAAAAAACGGCCACTATGCAAAACTAGCAAAATTGCAACGACTTTCAAGCTATGATGATGTtgaacaaaatatagaaatacgTGCCTCTTCAGTTGGAAGAAGCAGTGCGAGATCGAGCCCGACTTTCTTTGCAAAATCACCACTGCCTATGGAGATCCTCCCTCAGGAAACTTCATCTCCCAAGCCACCTTCTTTTACTCGTCTTCTATCTTTGAACTCACCGGAATGGAAGCAAGCTCTTACTGGAAGCTTATCAGCTATAGCATTTGGCGCAGTGCAACCGATATATGCACTAACCGTTGGAGGTATGATATCAGCTTTCTTTGCTCAAAGCCATTATGAAATGCAAGCTCGAATTAGGACATATTCTATGATTTTCTGTTCGTTATCGTTGGTTTCCATCATTTTGAACCTCGTTCAACACTACAACTTCGCGTATATGGGGGAGCACTTAACGAAAAGAATTCGCTTGAGGACACTCGAGAAGATCTTGACATTTGAAACAGCTTGGTTTGATAAGGAACAAAATTCTAGTGGAGCATTGTGCTCAAGATTGAGCAACGAGGCTTCCTTGGTCAAGTCTCTTGTAGCAGACAGAGTTTCTCTATTAGTCCAAACCACTTCAGGTGTGACCATAGCGATGATCCTTGGTCTAGTAGTGGCTTGGAAGCTCGCCATCGTCATGATAGCCGTCCAACCACTCACAATTCTTTGCTTCTACACACGAAAAGTCCTCCTCTCGAGCATTTCCACAAATTTTACCAAGGCACAGAATCAAAGCACACAAATTGCTGTAGAAGCAGTGTATAACCATAGAATAGTAACATCCTTCAGCAGCATCGAAAAAGTCCTTCAAATCTTCGACAAAGCACAAGAGGCACCGAGAAATGAAGCTGTAAAGAAATCATGGTTTGCAGGGATTGGTATGGGGTCTGCTCAGTGCCTAACATTCATGTCGTGGGCATTGGATTTCTGGTTTGGCGGAACACTCGTGCAGAAAGGTGAAATATCTGCAGGGGATGTATTCAAAACTTTCTTCATATTAGTAAGCACTGGCAAGGTAATTGCTGAGGCCGGTAGCATGACAACAGATTTAGCAAAAGGGTCAGCAGCCGTTGCCTCAGTGTTCGAGATTCTCGATCGAAAATCACTTATTTCTGATCCATCTAAG GATGGGAGAGGAAGCAAGATGGAAAAGATAACAGGGAACATAGAGATGAAGAAAGTAGATTTTTGGTATCCAAGTAGGCCAAATAACATGGTGTTGCGTCAGTTCAGCTTGGAAGTGAAGGCGGGGAGGAGCGTCGGACTAGTTGGGAAGAGTGGCTGCGGAAAATCGACTGTGATCGGACTAATACTGAGGTTCTATGATGTGGTAAAGGGAACAGTGAAAGTTGATGGTGTGGATATCAGAGAAATGGATCTGCAATGGTACAGGAAGCATGTGGCTCTTGTTAGCCAAGATCCCGTGATCTTTTCGGGCTCTATACGTGACAACATTCTCTTTGGGAAGCTCGACGCTTCTGAGAATGAGCTTGTCGATGCAGCCAGAGCCGCCAATGCCCATGAATTTATCTC GTCTTTGAAAGATGGATACGGCACGGAATGCGGAGAAAGAGGGGTCCAACTCTCAGGAGGACAGAAACAAAGAATAGCAATAGCTCGAGCCATAATTCGAAACCCAACAATTTTGTTGCTGGATGAGGCAACCAGTGCTCTGGATGTTCAATCAGAGCAAGTTGTGCAACAAGCATTGGATCGGATTATGGTTGGAAGAACGACCTTGGTCGTAGCCCACCGACTAAACACCATCAAGAAGCTCGATTCCATTGCTTTTGTGGCAGATGGAAAGGTGGTAGAGCAAGGTTCTTATGCACAACTCAAAAATCAAAGGGGTGCTTTCTTTAATCTTGCTAACCTCCAAATTCAGTCATAA